In a genomic window of Babylonia areolata isolate BAREFJ2019XMU chromosome 3, ASM4173473v1, whole genome shotgun sequence:
- the LOC143279798 gene encoding required for excision 1-B domain-containing protein-like encodes MAEAEDGEETASPLSVLKRFYVLQEERVEAYRFLESGFSAYLEGAPNYNFELYRSLVHEITQSFKTISEEVLSIQQQFKDIHQMSRIADVLEKVQLAEKEKLEHTVELQLKRQGLSEDPDCECFKQQVTELKEKLQGIVQQINDHLEDLKFESEDLYNSEGADR; translated from the exons ATGGCTGAGGCAGAGGATGGTGAAGAAACTGCCAGCCCTTTATCTGTGCTGAAGCGTTTCTATGTTCTACAGGAGGAGCGAGTGGAAGCATATCGCTTTTTGGAGAG cgGTTTCAGCGCATATCTTGAGGGAGCCCCCAACTACAATTTTGAACTGTATCGAAGCTTGGTTCATGAGATCACACAGAGCTTCAAGACCATTTCTGAGGAGGTACTGAGCATTCAGCAACAGTTCAAAGACATCCATCAAATGAGTCGTATTGCTGATGTTCTTGAGAAGGTCCAgctggcagagaaagagaaactggaACAT ACAGTGGAGCTGCAGCTGAAGCGTCAAGGACTTTCAGAAGATCCTGACTGTGAGTGTTTCAAACAGCAAGTTACTGAACTCAAAGAAAA GTTACAAGGCATTGTTCAGCAGATCAATGACCACTTGGAAGACCTCAAGTTTGAATCTGAAGATCTTTACAACTCAGAAGGAGCAGATCGGTAG
- the LOC143279800 gene encoding glucosaminyl-phosphatidylinositol-acyltransferase PIGW-like: MSTMSSYKQEHEKFVSGHNGTTVTEVALMTIAPCACLLHRDILLLVYGLYSMPFWPRVIFDFSIIIVPAILMNTVLSHVTTTACLVLFISAATCCLLALLSTDRSSIGRDLSHIITMEMEPQRPFLNYTRSLMNVSTAIVILGVDFAVFPRRFAKTETFGTGYMDIGVGCFVISNALVSPEARGKSQLCQSLKEFLQRVTKSLKSSSPLLVFGLGRLLAVKGTDYHEHVSEYGVHWNFFFTLAVVKLLSTVALCLCPVKLSCALAVAIMSVYQYALSHKGLADYILHGVDGQGSRQGLLDANREGVLSSLGYMALYLIGVQLGSLLFSKNVQTFREWVRKLWVLVVISLGGYVCQSLVSSLMQPTSRRMANLAFVFWIVGLSVQVMWSCLAVDLISTALSALYFAHRKKTDLPKEEKQMLSDQKMRSEVPCLLKAVNTNGLFYFLLANILTGLINMAIPTLYASATVAVAILLAYTFFLSVVIVYMDKKKIYTRFW, translated from the exons ATGTCAACTATGTCGTCATATAAACAGGAGCACGAAAAGTTTGTGAGTGGTCATAATGGAACAACCGTGACGGAGGTGGCACTGATGACTATTGCTCCATGCGCATGTCTTCTGCACAGAGATATTTTGCTCCTTGTTTATGGATTATACAGCATGCCATTCTG GCCAAGGGTGATCTTTGACTTCTCCATCATCATTGTGCCAGCCATCTTGATGAACACTGTGCTGAGTCACGTCACCACCACAGCCTGTCTCGTTCTGTTCATCAGTGCAGCCACCTGCTGCCTTCTTGCACTGTTGTCCACAGACAGATCCAGCATTGGCAGAGACCTGTCTCACATCATTACCATGGAGATGGAACCCCAGAGACCCTTTTTGAATTACACCAGATCTCTGATGAACGTGAGCACAGCCATTGTCATTCTGGGAGTGGATTTTGCTGTGTTTCCACGGCGGTTTGCAAAGACGGAGACATTTGGAACTGGATACATGGACATCGGCGTTGGCTGTTTTGTTATAAGTAATGCACTCGTTTCCCCAGAAGCCAGAGGGAAAAGTCAGCTTTGCCA atCATTGAAAGAGTTCCTACAGAGAGTCACCAAGTCATTGAAGTCATCCTCACCTCTTCTTGTCTTTGGACTGGGTCGTCTTCTAGCTGTTAAAGGGACAGACTACCATGAGCATGTGTCAGAGTACGGGGTGCACTGGAACTTCTTCTTCACACTTGCTGTTGTCAAG CTGTTGTCCACAGTGGCGCTGTGCCTGTGTCCTGTGAAACTTAGCTGTGCCCTGGCCGTGGCGATAATGTCTGTGTACCAGTATGCCCTGTCTCACAAGGGGCTGGCTGACTACATTCTGCACGGGGTGGACGGGCAGGGTAGTCGACAGGGCCTGCTGGATGCCAACAGAGAGGGGGTCCTGTCCTCCCTGGGCTACATGGCTCTCTACCTCATCGGGGTGCAGCTTGGCAGCCTCTTGTTCAGCAAGAA TGTGCAGACGTTCAGAGAGTGGGTGAGGAAGTtgtgggtgctggtggtgataTCACTGGGGGGCTACGTGTGTCAGTCACTGGTGTCGTCCTTGATGCAACCCACCTCCCGACGCATGGCCAATCTGGCCTTTGTCTTTTGGATT GTTGGCCTGAGTGTTCAAGTGATGTGGTCTTGCCTCGCTGTTGATCTTATTTCCACGGCTTTGTCAGCTCTATACTTTGCACACCGCAAGAAAACCGACTTACCAAAAGAAG AGAAGCAAATGCTGTCTGACCAAAAAATGAGAAGTGAAGTGCCGTGTCTGCTAAAAGCGGTCAACACCAATGGTCTGTTCTACTTTCTCTTGGCCAATATACTGACCGGTCTCATCAACATGGCCATCCCCACACTCTATGCGTCGGCCACCGTGGCTGTGGCCATTCTGTTGGCCTACACCTTCTTTTTGTCTGTGGTGATTGTGTACATGGATAAGAAGAAGATATACACCAGGTTCTGGTAG
- the LOC143279801 gene encoding hydroxysteroid dehydrogenase-like protein 2: MAANTGKLVGRTVFITGASRGIGKAIALKLARHGANIVVAAKTAEPHPTLPGTIYTAAKEMEEAGGKALPCVVDIRSEEQVQNAVKQAVNKFGGIDILVNNASAISLTGTLQTPMKRYDLMNGINARGTYLCSQACLPYLLKGKNPHILNISPPLNMAAKWFQGHVAYTMAKYGMSMCALGMAEEFREEGIAVNTLWPRTAIYTAAMEMLGGGSEVAKQCRKVDIMSDAAYILLSQDSRSFTGNFCIDDEILLQNGVKDLSVYDCVPGSKLLPDFFLDVGPEELAQQMSAHGATPAFYKSAPGSEPAASEATASSSSSSLSGPAYTFQLLRGMLSEELVKRVKGVFQFNLTGADEGTWYLDLKNGTGDVGNGEPADRADCTMTMDSALFTDMFAGKASPTTSFMMGKLKIKGDMALAMKLEKLMQQTQKSKL, translated from the exons ATGGCAGCGAATACAGG AAAACTTGTTGGTCGCACAGTGTTCATCACTGGAGCAAGCCGAGGTATCGGCAAAGCCATCGCTCTGAAGCTGGCCCGACATGGTGCCAACATTGTAGTTGCTGCTAAGACAGCAGAACCACACCCCACACTGCCAGGAACAATCTACACAGCAGCAAAAGAAA TGGAAGAAGCAGGTGGCAAGGCTTTGCCATGTGTTGTCGACATCAGGAGTGAAGAACAAGTGCAAAATGCTGTGAAACAAGCAGTCAACAAGTTTGGCGGCATAGACATCCTTGTCAATAATGCCAGCGCCATTTCTCTCACTGGTACACTGCAAACACCAATGAAGCGCTATGACCTCATGAACGGCATCAACGCCAGAGGCACCTACCTTTG CTCTCAGGCATGCTTGCCGTATTTACTGAAGGGAAAGAACCCACATATACTGAACATCAGTCCCCCTCTCAACATGGCTGCCAAGTGGTTTCAGGGCCATGTGG CATACACGATGGCGAAGTATGGGATGTCGATGTGTGCTTTGGGCATGGCTGAAGAGTTCCGTGAGGAGGGCATTGCTGTGAACACTCTGTGGCCCAGAACAG CCATCTACACTGCTGCCATGGAGATGTTAGGGGGAGGATCTGAGGTGGCGAAACAGTGTCGGAAAGTGGACATCATGTCTGACGCTGCTTACATCCTCTTGTCCCAGGACTCTCGTTCCTTCACAGGGAACTTCTGCATTGATGACGAAATCCTGCTGCAGAATGGGGTGAAGGACCTCAGTGTGTACGACTGTGTGCCAG GTAGCAAACTACTGCCAGACTTCTTCCTGGATGTTGGCCCTGAGGAACTGGCTCAACAGATGTCTGCCCATGGGGCCACACCTGCTTTCTACAAGTCTGCACCAGGCAGTGAGCCAGCGGCATCTGAGGCAACAGCATCCTCTTCCTCGTCGTCACTGTCTGGACCTGCCTACACTTTCCAGTTGTTGAGGGGAATGTTGTCAGAAGAGCTGGTGAAGAGAGTGAAGGGAGTCTTCCAGTTCAATCTAACAG GGGCGGATGAGGGCACCTGGTACCTGGACCTGAAGAATGGGACAGGGGATGTGGGCAATGGGGAGCCTGCAGACAGAGCCGACTGCACCATGACGATGGACAGTGCCCTCTTCACTGACATGTTCGCTGGCAAAGCCAGCCCCACCACCTCCTTCATGATGGGCAAGCTGAAGATCAAGGGGGACATGGCCCTGGCCATGAAGCTGGAGAAGCTGATGCAGCAGACCCAGAAGTCCAAATTGTGA